From a region of the Dunckerocampus dactyliophorus isolate RoL2022-P2 chromosome 20, RoL_Ddac_1.1, whole genome shotgun sequence genome:
- the zbtb22b gene encoding zinc finger and BTB domain-containing protein 22b gives MQEEVGSSSVLQVCFPSTQAAVLDSLNQQREDGRLCDLAIHVQGHVFKAHRCVLAASSPYFHDQVLLKNMSTVSIPAVMDPLAFESVLSCAYTGQLRMLRDDIVNYLTVGSVLQMWHIVDKCTELLKEGRAAGGGASGGGSQASRGGVSDSIAGGSGDSLGQDQAQPAAAQETSRVSQPPSRPSVSESQSPSSTNYFSPRDGGGGGTVAAVTSVEGGVASNTPSYCTPSGEEAFMIEEDEEDEVYHQKKRRRGGGGGDRKRKKTSSVSEEEVSDSFGVSSYQDGEDSSASPLQKRPAYIQPSIMPRKQWVVVKTERAEDDDDLIVVSGEEEEEDEDEDERGVASGRERDGGGDFGISHVRTLSAEAAGRAESDMDAQMDYCQSSEDFLKFEGSLLDPTLAQHLHDNNSAAQSQNANRAVSALLGQVPVAATARTQLFPLDMQGNQVLVYGQTSGLSLDGAPPPLGVSGGMMVGASYKSPSVEHGPAHPSVQGSLASEGADGSGASLGKVFMCHCGKTFTHKSMRDRHINMHLDLRPFHCPVCPKKFKMKHHLTEHMKTHTGLKPYDCAGCGRKFMWRDSFMRHRSHCERRGGTSQGGEGGPRGGRGGGGGEDVSDLIPANHLFPPGEGGLCGGGRGVMSAPSPRLHHAAVSASGSGVAAVTPGQGSGMFGGLALSHSVCSDRVCEVGANDSVT, from the exons ATGCAGGAGGAGGTGGGCAGCAGCTCTGTGCTCCAGGTGTGCTTCCCCAGCACTCAGGCCGCGGTGCTGGACAGCCTCAACCAGCAGCGGGAGGACGGTCGACTCTGTGACCTGGCCATCCACGTCCAAGGTCACGTGTTCAAGGCTCACCGCTGCGTCCTGGCCGCCTCCTCGCCCTACTTCCACGACCAG GTCCTACTGAAGAACATGTCCACCGTCTCCATCCCGGCAGTGATGGACCCGCTAGCGTTTGAGAGCGTGCTCAGCTGTGCCTACACGGGTCAGCTCCGGATGCTACGTGACGACATTGTCAACTACCTGACTGTAGGAAGCGTCCTTCAGATGTGGCACATCGTGGATAAATGCACCGAGCTGCTCAAGGAGGGCAGGGCTGCAGGGGGAGGGGCAAGTGGTGGTGGCTCGCAAGCCTCCAGAGGCGGAGTCTCTGACAGCATTGCGGGCGGCAGCGGTGACAGCCTCGGTCAGGATCAGGCTCAACCGGCGGCGGCGCAGGAGACCTCGCGCGTCTCCCAGCCTCCGAGCCGTCCGTCTGTGAGCGAGAGCCAGTCCCCCAGCAGCACCAACTACTTCAGCCCCAGGGATGGCGGCGGTGGCGgcactgttgcagccgtaacttCAGTGGAAGGAGGCGTGGCCAGCAACACGCCCAGCTACTGCACTCCGTCTGGTGAAGAGGCCTTCATGATAGAAGAGGACGAAGAAGACGAGGTCTACCACCAAAAGAAgagaaggagaggaggaggcggcggcgacaggaaaaggaagaaaaccaGCTCGGTGTCGGAGGAGGAAGTCAGTGACAGCTTTGGCGTTTCCTCTTATCAG GACGGCGAGGACTCGTCGGCGTCGCCGCTGCAGAAGCGCCCCGCCTACATCCAGCCCAGCATCATGCCCCGCAAGCAGTGGGTGGTGGTCAAAACGGAGAGGGCGGAGGACGACGACGACCTCATCGTGGTAtcgggggaggaggaggaggaagacgaggacGAGGATGAGAGGGGAGTGGCATCAGGCCGGGAGAGGGACGGAGGAGGGGACTTTGGCATCTCGCATGTCCGGACTCTGTCTGCCGAGGCGGCAGGCCGAGCCGAGAGCGACATGGACGCACAG atggACTACTGCCAGTCTTCAGAGGACTTCCTAAAATTCGAAGGCAGTTTATTGGACCCGACTTTGGCTCAGCACCTTCATGACAACAACTCTGCAGCTCAGAGCCAGAATGCAAACCGGGCCGTTTCTGCACTGCTGGGCCAGGTTCCGGTTGCAGCCACGGCCCGCACCCAGCTCTTCCCTCTAGACATGCAAGGGAACCAGGTCCTGGTCTACGGACAGACGTCTGGACTTTCGCTGGACGGTGCCCCACCTCCTCTGGGTGTGTCGGGTGGAATGATGGTCGGCGCCTCCTACAAAAGCCCCAGTGTGGAGCACGGCCCCGCCCACCCGTCAGTGCAGGGCAGCTTGGCAAGCGAGGGCGCAGACGGCAGTGGCGCAAGTTTGGGGAAGGTGTTCATGTGTCACTGCGGCAAGACGTTCACGCACAAGAGCATGAGGGACCGGCACATCAACATGCACCTCGACCTGCGACCTTTCCACTGCCCCGTGTGCCCCAAGAAGTTCAAGATGAAGCATCACCTGACCGAGCACATGAAGACGCATACCGGCCTCAAACCGTACGACTGCGCCGGCTGCGGCAGGAAGTTCATGTGGCGCGACAGCTTCATGAGGCATCGCTCGCACTGCGAGCGCCGCGGTGGGACGAGCCAGGGGGGTGAAGGCGGGCCGAGAgggggaagaggaggaggaggaggagaagatgtCTCGGATCTCATTCCCGCCAATCACCTCTTCCCACCAGGCGAAGGGGGTCTGTGTGGAGGTGGCAGAGGGGTCATGTCCGCTCCCTCTCCACGCCTGCACCACGCCGCCGTCTCTGCCTCGGGGAGCGGTGTGGCGGCGGTGACGCCGGGGCAGGGGTCAGGGATGTTTGGCGGTCTGGCTTTGAGCCACAGCGTGTGCAGCGACCGCGTGTGTGAAGTCGGCGCCAATGACAGCGTGACTTAA
- the kifc1 gene encoding kinesin-like protein KIFC1: MSSHSILPSLVIRTSSAHFHPRGVVGRCERAAVPDGGVVKLQHIQSRHSVSGAQQNSSISNFQRAETTARAGPRTFSLCTKAQQVMSRLPVMSNKRVLASNTEKDLDSQPIQKKFRKDPDPMKPQAAATIISTRRPPAAATRAPVSKPMRVVRAATVAMGPSRGVLKESASSNVAKGGNMKPVAASTATKAGNGGSRRQPWDLKGKVSDMEVKIQNYQSKVKSVNQENEDLRGSVAQCRSRAAEVERELSRQMSLVSEQEDKLQTLLGVQDELEKVCVEKNALQKELANLESQYKVMETLRDTQETELQTLKMKLSVQESTLARLQVSHRDAEENVRSLKDTVARQEDELHAGEMERRRLHNTIQELKGNIRVFCRVRPLVGGGLSKHIQLPPADDKAITLAKTEESHTGRSADTQKNYNFSFDRVFGPQASQQEIFEEISLLVQSALDGYNVCCFAYGQTGSGKTYTMEGAEFDEARGVIPRAVQQIFRSAGKLEAQGWEFTFTASFVEIYNESLRDLLYTGKASKRPEHEIHKSASNEVTITNLTYQKVTNEDQVLGLIALANQNRSTAQTAQNDRSSRSHSVFQLDIEGANAGRDVKCKSTLCLVDLAGSERMVKSQSQGERFKEMTAINGSLSNLGIVIAALAKKDGYIPYRNSKLTYLLQGCLGGNSKTLMFVNIAPEPDSFGETLNSLRFASKVNDCVIGTASVNRK; this comes from the exons atgagctcgcattccatccttccctcactcgtgattAGGACCTccag CGCCCATTTCCACCCTCGCGGTGTGGTCGGGAGATGTGAACGAGCAGCCGTGCCAGACGGAGGCGTGGTTAAACTCCAGCACATCCAATCACGACATTCCGTCTCCGGCGCCCAGCAAAACAGTTCAATTTCAAATTTTCAACGGGCGGAGACGACGGCTCGAGCAGGTCccaggacattttcactttgtaCAAAAG CCCAGCAGGTCATGTCCCGCCTGCCAGTTATGTCGAACAAGCGGGTCCTCGCTAGCAACACGGAGAAGGATCTGGATTCCCAGCCCATtcag AAGAAGTTCCGTAAGGACCCAGACCCCATGAAACCACAAGCTGCTGCCACAATCATCAGCACCAGGCGGCCACCTGCTGCAGCGACCAGGGCACCAGTTT CAAAGCCGATGCGAGTTGTCCGGGCCGCGACTGTTGCTATGGGTCCTTCCAGAG GCGTCCTCAAAGAGTCTGCGTCTTCAAATGTAGCAAAGGGAGGGAACATGAAACCAGTTGCCGCATCGACTGCCACAAAAGCAGGTAATGGTGGCTCTCGCAGGCAGCCTTGGGACCTGAAGGGTAAGGTCAGCGACATGGAGGTGAAGATCCAAAACTACCAGAGCAAGGTGAAATCTGTCAACCAGGAGAACGAGGACCTGCGGGGCTCTGTGGCTCAATGTCGCTCCAGAGCGGCCGAAGTGGAGCGAGAGCTTTCCCGACAGATGAGCCTGGTCAG CGAGCAGGAGGACAAGCTGCAGACCCTCCTGGGTGTCCAGGACGAGCTGGAGAAGGTGTGTGTCGAGAAGAACGCTCTGCAGAAAGAGCTTGCCAACTTGGAGAGCCAATACAAGGTCATGGAGACGCTGCGGGACACTCAAGAGACGGAGCTGCAGACTCTCAAG ATGAAGCTCTCCGTGCAGGAGTCCACCCTGGCGCGCCTGCAGGTGAGCCACCGGGATGCGGAGGAGAATGTCCGCTCTCTCAAGGACACCGTGGCCCGGCAGGAGGACGAGCTTCACGCCGGGGAGATGGAGCGCCGACGCCTCCACAACACCATACAGGAGCTCAAG GGAAACATCAGGGTCTTCTGCAGAGTGCGCCCCCTGGTGGGCGGAGGCCTCAGCAAACACATCCAGCTGCCCCCTGCTGACGACAAGGCCATCACGCTGGCCAAAACGGAGGAG tctcACACAGGAAGGAGTGCCGACACTCAGAAGAACTACAACTTCAGCTTTGACCGCGTCTTTGGCCCCCAGGCTTCCCAGCAGGAG aTCTTTGAGGAGATCTCGCTGCTGGTGCAGTCGGCGCTGGATGGCTACAACGTCTGCTGCTTTGCGTACGGCCAGACGGGAAGCGGGAAGACGTACACCATGGAGGGGGCGGAGTTCGACGAGGCCCGCGGGGTCATCCCCAGAGCTGTGCAGCAGATATTCCGATCGGCGGGCAAACTGGAGGCGCAAGGCTGGGAG TTCACGTTCACGGCGAGCTTTGTGGAAATCTACAACGAGAGCCTGCGAGACCTCCTCTACACGGGCAAGGCCAGCAAGAGGCCCGAGCACGAGATCCACAAGTCTGCCAGCAACGAGGTGACCATCACCAACCTCACCTACCAAAAGGTCACCAACGAGGACCAG GTCCTCGGCTTGATTGCCTTGGCCAATCAGAACCGCTCCACGGCTCAGACGGCCCAAAACGACCGCTCGTCTCGCTCCCACTCTGTCTTCCAGCTGGACATCGAGGGAGCGAATGCGGGCAGGGATGTCAAAtgcaaat CCACGCTGTGCCTGGTGGACCTGGCTGGTAGCGAGCGGATGGTGAAGAGCCAGTCTCAGGGCGAGCGCTTCAAGGAGATGACGGCCATCAATGGCTCCCTGTCCAACCTGGGCATCGTCATCGCCGCGCTGGCCAAGAAG gATGGCTACATCCCTTACAGGAACTCCAAGCTCACTTACCTCCTGCAGGGATGCCTGGGCGGGAACAGCAAAAC TCTGATGTTTGTCAACATTGCCCCCGAGCCAGACAGCTTCGGGGAAACGCTCAACTCTTTGAGGTTCGCCAGCAAG gtCAACGACTGTGTGATTGGTACGGCAAGTGTCAACAGGAAGTAG